One window of Cervus canadensis isolate Bull #8, Minnesota chromosome 19, ASM1932006v1, whole genome shotgun sequence genomic DNA carries:
- the C19H4orf19 gene encoding uncharacterized protein C4orf19 homolog, which translates to MGCRCCKMIQSYLFDPVHVPSSGYVNEVNSCKLDEEDTLKLKDRQGSEILVRKGDPPNEGSKRTASGSGTAAPQEPCGPPQGPLLSGNAVGGPCAEKTSGAINGLGPTAVLPLTAEPGPPQGDRDSWASAANKGHPTQPFLEGGSARELDCMQRASGETQVIGNGGSGAPSMAGFAAWEVPAHVLQTPTPDYPQLWGSAEDNADHVDHQEKGRLFKIHSEKEPQEGGHAPAGECGVNMPFSVKRSWDSLNEAVTTELPSVYFDKDDLAQDVPVVDSRNGWGEAPGSAGDGSWETADEDAEVAEALAALEAATAGEEVDEAE; encoded by the coding sequence CTATCTCTTCGATCCGGTTCACGTGCCCTCCTCTGGTTATGTTAACGAAGTAAACAGCTGCAAGTTAGATGAAGAGGACACTCTTAAATTGAAAGACAGACAGGGCAGCGAAATCCTGGTGCGCAAGGGCGACCCTCCGAACGAGGGCTCCAAAAGAACTGCAAGCGGGAGCGGAACAGCCGCTCCGCAGGAGCCGTGCGGGCCGCCCCAAGGACCACTCCTCTCGGGGAATGCGGTGGGGGGACCCTGTGCCGAGAAGACTAGCGGGGCCATCAATGGCCTCGGCCCCACCGCTGTCCTGCCGCTCACCGCTGAGCCGGGGCCCCCTCAGGGGGACAGGGACTCCTGGGCCAGTGCTGCAAACAAAGGTCACCCGACCCAGCCCTTCCTTGAAGGAGGGAGTGCCCGGGAGCTGGACTGCATGCAGCGGGCCTCGGGAGAGACGCAGGTCATCGGGAATGGGGGCTCCGGCGCGCCATCCATGGCCGGGTttgctgcctgggaagtcccagcccATGTCCTCCAGACACCCACCCCGGACTACCCTCAGCTTTGGGGCTCAGCTGAAGACAACGCTGATCACGTTGATCACCAAGAGAAGGGCCGTCTTTTCAAGATCCACTCTGAGAAGGAGCCCCAGGAGGGTGGTCACGCCCCGGCAGGGGAGTGTGGTGTGAATATGCCCTTCTCCGTGAAGAGAAGCTGGGATTCATTAAACGAGGCCGTGACAACCGAACTCCCAAGTGTCTACTTCGACAAAGACGATCTTGCTCAGGATGTGCCTGTGGTCGATTCGAGAAACGGGTGGGGGGAGGCCCCTGGCTCCGCCGGAGACGGGAGCTGGGAGACGGCGGATGAGGACGCGGAGGTGGCCGAAGCCCTCGCGGCCTTAGAAGCAGCTACTGCCGGGGAAGAGGTGGATGAAGCCGAGTAG